A genome region from Deltaproteobacteria bacterium includes the following:
- a CDS encoding integrase yields RRAEAVAFDVADYDPETGALTIRRGKGNKARLMYATNGARDALAAWLTVRGSEPGPLFVPVDKAGRIMLRRLTPESVFDRLAHLAKRAGIARFSPHDMRRSFISDLLDNGADLAVVQAMAGHANPATTARYDRRGERAKQGAAGLLVVPYVPA; encoded by the coding sequence TCAGGCGCGCAGAGGCGGTCGCCTTCGACGTGGCCGACTACGATCCCGAGACTGGCGCACTCACCATCCGGCGGGGCAAGGGTAACAAGGCTCGCCTCATGTACGCGACGAACGGCGCCCGCGATGCCCTTGCGGCCTGGTTGACGGTGCGTGGCTCGGAGCCGGGGCCGTTGTTCGTCCCGGTGGACAAGGCGGGCCGCATCATGCTCCGCCGGCTGACACCCGAGTCCGTGTTTGACCGCCTCGCCCATCTGGCGAAGCGCGCCGGCATCGCCCGCTTTTCCCCGCACGACATGCGCCGCAGCTTCATCTCCGACCTACTCGATAACGGCGCCGACTTGGCCGTGGTGCAGGCAATGGCCGGGCACGCGAACCCGGCGACCACGGCGCGGTACGACCGGCGGGGCGAGAGGGCAAAGCAGGGGGCCGCTGGGTTGTTGGTCGTGCCCTATGTGCCGGCGTGA